The following are encoded together in the Lathyrus oleraceus cultivar Zhongwan6 chromosome 3, CAAS_Psat_ZW6_1.0, whole genome shotgun sequence genome:
- the LOC127128904 gene encoding NDR1/HIN1-like protein 2, whose protein sequence is MAINCSNVIYHFILNLLCGPYFEQIKLTFLTIFALSTSSWIIFCAVITFAPSNVKFHVTQASLTKFNLTTNTLDYKLEANITSRNPNKNVEIHYMRVTAIAWYKDNEFARVNLSSFDQGPKNTTFLHVGFEGKGVIILKPKQLFEYSQETRVGIYNDLAIDLDFSMTYKFGIHKSWPFEPPIVKCRRLSLSLISNGNSSAAAPSFQVRRCRTGPFFVNR, encoded by the coding sequence ATGGCCATCAATTGCAGTAATGTTATCTATCATTTCATACTGAACCTCCTTTGTGGGCCCTATTTCGAGCAAATCAAGCTCACATTCCTCACAATTTTTGCGCTTTCAACGTCTTCCTGGATCATCTTCTGCGCAGTCATCACATTTGCCCCCTCTAATGTCAAGTTCCACGTAACTCAGGCATCTCTCACAAAGTTCAACCTCACAACCAACACTTTGGATTACAAACTAGAAGCCAACATCACATCAAGAAATCCCAACAAGAACGTTGAAATACACTACATGAGGGTCACCGCAATTGCATGGTACAAAGATAATGAGTTTGCTAGGGTGAATCTTTCATCTTTTGATCAAGGCCCCAAGAATACCACTTTTCTGCATGTAGGGTTTGAAGGGAAGGGTGTGATCATACTCAAGCCTAAACAACTTTTCGAGTACAGCCAAGAGACGCGTGTAGGGATCTATAATGACTTGGCTATCGATTTGGATTTTTCAATGACGTATAAGTTTGGAATTCACAAGAGTTGGCCCTTCGAACCACCAATTGTGAAATGTCGTCGATTGAGTCTTTCTTTGATTTCTAATGGTAACTCATCAGCAGCAGCACCTTCTTTTCAGGTTAGAAGATGCAGAACTGGTCCTTTCTTTGTTAATCGATAA